GCTGAACCAACCCCGTACCAATCGGTGCTGGACTGCTGGGCGCCATATGAAAACAGGGTAAAGCGTACCGCCTGCGTACCCTCGGGAGCCGCAGCAGAAACCACTGAAAGATTCTGCCAATCTGCACCTGTTACCGTGGCAGATTCAAAAGTTGCCGAAGGCG
The sequence above is drawn from the Candidatus Margulisiibacteriota bacterium genome and encodes:
- a CDS encoding PEP-CTERM sorting domain-containing protein; translated protein: PSATFESATVTGADWQNLSVVSAAAPEGTQAVRFTLFSYGAQQSSTDWYGVGSAYFDDVDAEAVAVPEPASLLLLGSGLIGLVGFSRKK